The sequence below is a genomic window from Halalkalicoccus subterraneus.
CATGGTATGTCATCGATCGAACTCACTCCGAGTCAGAAAACCATACTCACCGCGCTGATCAACCTCCACCGGGGAGGCGAGGACGCAGTCAAGGGTGAGGACATCGCCGAGGAAGTGGATCGCAATCCTGGGACCATCCGCAACCAGATGCAGAGCCTGAAAGCCCTGCAACTGGTCGAGGGTGTTCCCGGGCCGAAGGGTGGCTACAAGCCC
It includes:
- a CDS encoding Rrf2 family transcriptional regulator, which produces MSSIELTPSQKTILTALINLHRGGEDAVKGEDIAEEVDRNPGTIRNQMQSLKALQLVEGVPGPKGGYKP